The following proteins are co-located in the Sulfurospirillum deleyianum DSM 6946 genome:
- a CDS encoding MFS transporter, with protein MKKQRLIVYICTMLALCSLYAAQPIQPLFEKEFSLSRFEAVMFTTAIMLPLGFAPIFYGYILETFSSKRFLRNAVLLLGLLELVFALSYDYAYLIAIRALQGLLIPAILTSLMSYIGFMAPKDRVQQSIGYYIGSTILGGFLGRLLSGAISDVFGWRLFFILLGVALIAVYFALHYLSEEVKVDFVKPKLMEILSVCRNQTFLILFLLMFFVFFVFQALLNFLPFQLQTLSNNVSYGKVGMMYAGYMIGFMISIRVLWIIKLFGNETKAILIGLLIYLFGLQLFYISNYTVMFLGMFVVCAGFFIIHSVASGWMNKHAHEKRAISNGLYLSFYYSGGTIGTFAPGVFFEYLGWNSFIILLSCIVFILFFLLLFFKKRLRV; from the coding sequence GTGAAAAAGCAGCGCCTGATTGTCTATATTTGCACAATGTTGGCGCTGTGCTCCTTGTATGCGGCGCAACCCATCCAACCTCTTTTTGAAAAAGAGTTTAGCCTAAGCCGTTTTGAAGCGGTGATGTTTACCACTGCGATTATGTTACCTCTTGGCTTTGCGCCTATTTTTTATGGTTATATTTTAGAAACCTTCTCCTCAAAACGCTTTTTAAGAAATGCGGTTTTACTTTTAGGTCTTTTAGAGTTAGTGTTTGCTCTTAGTTATGACTATGCGTATTTGATTGCCATTCGAGCATTGCAAGGGCTTTTGATTCCTGCGATTTTAACCTCTTTGATGAGCTATATAGGATTTATGGCGCCTAAAGATAGGGTTCAACAATCCATTGGATATTATATTGGTTCGACGATTTTAGGTGGATTTTTAGGACGATTGCTCTCAGGGGCTATCAGCGATGTATTTGGTTGGAGACTTTTTTTTATTTTATTGGGTGTGGCGTTAATTGCCGTTTATTTTGCTTTGCATTATCTAAGTGAAGAGGTCAAAGTGGACTTTGTCAAGCCAAAGTTGATGGAGATTCTAAGTGTCTGTCGTAATCAGACGTTTTTAATTCTTTTTCTTCTTATGTTTTTTGTCTTTTTTGTGTTTCAAGCACTGCTAAATTTTTTGCCGTTTCAGCTACAAACCTTAAGTAACAATGTCAGTTATGGTAAAGTAGGCATGATGTACGCAGGATACATGATAGGTTTTATGATTTCTATTCGTGTATTGTGGATCATTAAACTTTTTGGTAATGAAACTAAGGCGATTTTAATAGGTTTACTCATTTATCTTTTTGGCTTACAGTTGTTTTATATTTCAAATTATACGGTGATGTTTTTAGGAATGTTTGTGGTGTGTGCGGGATTTTTTATTATTCACTCTGTTGCGTCTGGATGGATGAATAAACATGCCCATGAGAAACGTGCCATTTCTAATGGTTTATACCTCTCCTTTTATTATTCAGGAGGGACGATTGGGACGTTCGCCCCTGGTGTCTTTTTTGAGTATTTGGGATGGAACAGTTTTATTATTTTGCTCTCTTGTATCGTCTTTATACTCTTTTTTTTGCTTCTTTTTTTCAAAAAACGTCTGAGGGTATAG
- the trpB gene encoding tryptophan synthase subunit beta, whose amino-acid sequence MTQKPYLRAFPDAQGYFGKFGGAYLPPELVEQFKKIEEAYLTIGNSHNFIRELRDIRKHYQGRPTPVYYAKRLSEYVGGARIYLKREDLNHTGAHKLNHCMGEALLAKYLGKKKLIAETGAGQHGVALATAAAYFGLECEIHMGEVDIAKEHPNVVRMRVLGAKVVPVSFGAKTLKEAVDSAFVAYLQDPENSIYCIGSVVGPHPFPKMVRDFQSVVGIEAREQFLEMTGNLPDNLVACVGGGSNAMGLFSAFIDDSCEMYGVEPGGRGTKLGEHAASLTYGSEGILHGFNSIMLKNDQGEPAEVYSVASGLDYPSVGPEHAYLNSISRTKVGIADDKETIQAFYDLSHYEGIIPALESAHAVAFAMKLAKEKPYESILVNLSGRGDKDIDFVVENFPPENYM is encoded by the coding sequence ATGACTCAAAAGCCTTATTTAAGAGCGTTTCCTGATGCACAGGGTTACTTTGGAAAATTTGGAGGGGCTTATTTGCCTCCAGAATTGGTGGAGCAGTTTAAAAAGATTGAAGAGGCGTATTTGACCATTGGCAATTCGCACAATTTTATCAGGGAACTTCGTGACATTCGTAAGCATTACCAAGGCAGACCTACGCCTGTGTATTATGCGAAGCGTTTGAGTGAGTATGTGGGTGGGGCTAGAATTTATCTCAAACGTGAGGATTTAAATCACACAGGAGCGCATAAACTTAACCATTGTATGGGCGAAGCACTCTTAGCCAAATATTTGGGCAAGAAAAAACTCATTGCTGAAACAGGAGCAGGGCAACATGGTGTGGCACTGGCAACAGCTGCTGCGTACTTTGGGTTGGAGTGTGAGATTCACATGGGTGAAGTGGACATCGCTAAAGAGCATCCCAATGTCGTGCGTATGCGTGTTTTAGGCGCAAAAGTAGTCCCCGTGAGCTTTGGAGCAAAGACACTGAAAGAAGCGGTGGATTCAGCGTTTGTAGCGTATTTACAAGACCCAGAAAATTCTATTTATTGTATTGGCTCAGTCGTTGGTCCTCATCCGTTTCCTAAAATGGTAAGAGATTTTCAAAGTGTTGTGGGCATTGAGGCCAGAGAGCAATTTTTAGAGATGACGGGAAATTTACCTGATAATCTCGTAGCGTGTGTGGGTGGTGGCAGTAATGCCATGGGACTTTTTTCTGCATTTATCGATGATTCGTGTGAAATGTACGGGGTAGAACCAGGTGGACGAGGGACGAAGTTGGGTGAACATGCCGCTAGTTTGACCTATGGGAGTGAGGGAATTTTGCATGGCTTTAACTCCATTATGCTTAAAAACGATCAAGGTGAACCTGCGGAAGTTTACTCGGTTGCGAGTGGATTGGATTATCCTTCTGTTGGACCAGAACACGCCTATCTTAATTCGATTTCACGCACCAAAGTAGGCATAGCAGATGATAAAGAGACCATTCAGGCGTTTTACGATTTAAGCCATTATGAGGGGATTATTCCAGCTCTTGAGAGTGCGCACGCTGTCGCATTTGCCATGAAACTTGCCAAAGAAAAACCCTATGAGTCTATTTTGGTGAACTTAAGCGGAAGAGGCGATAAAGATATTGATTTTGTGGTAGAGAATTTTCCTCCTGAGAATTACATGTAA
- the mqnE gene encoding aminofutalosine synthase MqnE has protein sequence MTLIEKLENNERLSLEDGIALYDLDLFTLGHYANKKRRALHGNKVFFNVNRHINPTNICKDICKFCAFSANRKNPNPYTMSHDEILSALENTLKHSPITEVHIVSAHNPHTGLAWYLEIFSKIKERFPSLHVKALTAAEINFLATQYGLSFDELIDKMIEHGVDSLPGGGAEIFDEAVRDYICKGKVSSQEWLHIHELWHKRGKESNATMLFGHVEKREHRIDHMIRLRELQDKTGGFNAFIPLVYQRDNNYLHVEDFLSSSEILKTFAISRLVCDNIEHIKAYWATSTINLALVAMEYGADDLDGTIEVESIQSAAGAKSAKGLGLQNILELIQTSGFTPVERDSLYNELKQY, from the coding sequence ATGACACTTATTGAAAAATTAGAAAACAATGAAAGATTGAGTCTTGAAGATGGTATTGCCTTGTATGATTTGGATCTTTTTACGCTAGGACATTATGCGAACAAAAAGCGAAGAGCATTGCATGGCAACAAAGTCTTTTTTAATGTTAATCGACATATTAATCCTACGAATATCTGCAAAGATATCTGCAAATTTTGTGCCTTTTCGGCGAATCGAAAAAATCCCAACCCTTATACCATGAGCCATGATGAGATTTTAAGTGCGCTTGAAAACACACTAAAACATAGCCCCATCACGGAAGTGCACATTGTTTCCGCACACAATCCTCATACAGGTTTAGCGTGGTATTTGGAAATTTTCTCCAAAATCAAAGAGCGTTTTCCTTCGTTACATGTAAAAGCACTCACCGCAGCCGAAATCAACTTTTTAGCGACACAGTATGGGCTTAGCTTTGATGAGCTCATTGATAAAATGATAGAACACGGTGTGGATTCCTTGCCTGGTGGCGGTGCGGAGATTTTTGATGAAGCGGTGCGGGATTATATCTGTAAAGGGAAAGTGAGCTCACAGGAGTGGTTGCATATTCATGAATTGTGGCACAAACGAGGCAAAGAGTCGAATGCTACGATGCTATTTGGGCATGTGGAAAAGCGTGAACACCGCATTGACCATATGATTCGTTTGCGTGAATTGCAAGATAAAACAGGCGGGTTTAATGCCTTTATTCCTCTGGTGTATCAGCGTGATAATAACTATTTACATGTAGAAGATTTTTTGAGTTCCAGTGAGATTTTAAAAACCTTTGCGATTAGCCGTTTAGTGTGCGATAACATTGAGCATATTAAGGCGTATTGGGCAACTTCAACGATTAATTTAGCCCTTGTCGCAATGGAGTATGGGGCGGATGATTTGGATGGCACCATTGAAGTGGAGTCCATTCAGTCCGCAGCAGGTGCGAAGAGTGCCAAAGGACTTGGGTTACAGAACATTTTAGAGCTGATTCAGACCAGTGGGTTTACCCCCGTTGAGCGAGATAGCTTGTACAATGAATTGAAACAGTATTAA
- a CDS encoding phosphoribosyltransferase, which produces MRYYSYEEFKVDVNHLAKEIKPYAPDVILAVARGGMTLGHFLSEALEMRALYSINSIHYEETHKLDTINIFNIPDLSKAKRVVIVDDIIDSGETMIEIKRVLGEKYPEVDLKVAAVFYKEKALLRPDFAAREATEWIEFFWDFQIDKYK; this is translated from the coding sequence TTGCGTTATTACAGTTATGAAGAATTTAAAGTAGATGTAAATCATTTAGCCAAAGAAATCAAACCGTATGCCCCCGATGTGATTCTAGCCGTTGCTCGTGGAGGAATGACCCTAGGGCATTTTCTCTCAGAAGCGTTGGAGATGAGAGCTTTGTACTCCATTAATTCCATTCATTATGAAGAGACCCATAAGCTTGATACGATTAATATTTTCAATATTCCAGACCTTAGTAAAGCTAAACGGGTTGTGATTGTGGATGATATTATTGACAGTGGCGAGACGATGATTGAGATTAAACGTGTGTTGGGCGAAAAGTACCCTGAGGTTGATTTGAAAGTTGCGGCTGTTTTTTATAAAGAAAAAGCACTTTTACGTCCTGATTTTGCTGCACGAGAAGCGACAGAGTGGATTGAGTTTTTCTGGGATTTCCAGATTGATAAATACAAATAA
- a CDS encoding NCS2 family permease translates to MDFFKLEKHGTNVKTEFTAGFTTFLTMMYIVPVNAIIMSKAGMPMDALITATALITIFSSILNGLWANTPIAMSVGMGLNAYFTFGLVLGMKVPWQTALGVVFLSGLLFLVLSLTPLRVWIMRSVPHDLRRAISAGIGTFIAFIGLKSMGMVVANPAVLVGVGNFKNPTVLLGVVGLVLVFAFYSWKLKGAFILAVLLTSIVGWAFGIGAYPTEFFSLPASVAPIAFELDIVGALKLSLLPVIITFLITDLFDSLGTLAGVGYRAGLFKDDGKELQKTLEIDALASTACAVVGVSTTTAFVESASGVEEGGRTGLTAVVTGLCFILTLFMMPLFKAIPENAIYPVLVMVGVLMFSELSHVNFKDTAIAVSTFLIVVMMPLTFSITNGLAFGLISYVLIKLIKKEFKDVNFGILFLTFVSLIVFIVQEGH, encoded by the coding sequence TTGGATTTTTTCAAACTTGAAAAACATGGTACCAATGTTAAAACGGAGTTTACAGCTGGTTTTACGACATTTTTAACCATGATGTATATTGTGCCTGTCAATGCTATTATTATGAGTAAAGCAGGCATGCCAATGGATGCGTTGATTACTGCAACAGCGTTAATCACCATTTTTTCATCTATCTTAAACGGTCTTTGGGCAAATACTCCTATTGCAATGAGCGTGGGTATGGGGCTTAACGCATACTTTACATTTGGACTTGTTTTGGGCATGAAAGTGCCTTGGCAAACAGCTCTTGGTGTTGTTTTTCTTTCAGGATTGTTGTTTTTAGTGCTCTCTTTAACACCGCTTCGTGTATGGATTATGCGTAGTGTGCCTCACGATTTGCGTCGAGCGATTAGTGCGGGTATTGGAACGTTTATTGCGTTTATTGGGCTCAAAAGTATGGGCATGGTGGTTGCAAATCCAGCGGTTTTAGTGGGTGTGGGTAACTTTAAAAACCCAACAGTTCTTTTAGGTGTTGTGGGTTTGGTGCTTGTTTTTGCTTTTTATTCATGGAAACTCAAAGGTGCTTTTATCTTAGCCGTACTTTTAACTTCGATTGTGGGCTGGGCATTTGGGATTGGGGCGTATCCAACAGAATTTTTCTCACTGCCTGCTTCTGTTGCTCCCATTGCGTTTGAACTGGATATTGTAGGTGCTTTAAAACTTTCATTGCTCCCTGTCATTATTACTTTCTTAATCACGGATTTATTTGACTCGTTGGGAACTCTTGCGGGTGTTGGATATCGTGCGGGTTTATTTAAAGATGATGGAAAAGAGCTTCAGAAAACACTTGAAATTGATGCCTTAGCAAGTACAGCCTGTGCGGTGGTAGGTGTTTCAACCACAACCGCATTCGTTGAAAGTGCGAGCGGTGTCGAAGAGGGTGGACGAACAGGATTAACAGCGGTTGTTACAGGTCTTTGTTTTATTTTAACACTCTTTATGATGCCACTGTTTAAAGCGATTCCTGAAAATGCTATTTATCCCGTTTTAGTGATGGTCGGTGTGTTGATGTTTAGTGAGCTTTCTCATGTCAATTTTAAAGATACTGCCATTGCCGTTTCTACGTTCTTAATTGTTGTGATGATGCCATTGACGTTTTCCATTACTAACGGTTTAGCGTTTGGCTTAATTTCATATGTGCTGATTAAGTTAATTAAAAAAGAGTTTAAAGATGTCAATTTTGGCATTTTATTTTTAACATTTGTAAGTTTAATCGTATTTATCGTACAGGAAGGACATTAA